From Mucilaginibacter rubeus, a single genomic window includes:
- a CDS encoding GNAT family N-acetyltransferase, producing the protein MNYTQICKAFNDLTVTELYQLLKLRSEIFVVEQNCVFLDADDKDYACHHLLLFDDEQELVAYARIVPAGKSYTEASIGRIVSSKKVRGTGVGKILTQAAIDAAKNLYGDVPIRIGAQYYAVKFYKQLGFKMEGEIYDEDGIDHIEMLLT; encoded by the coding sequence ATGAACTATACTCAAATTTGCAAAGCCTTCAATGATTTAACAGTTACCGAGCTATACCAGCTGTTGAAACTCCGGAGCGAGATATTTGTGGTTGAGCAAAATTGTGTGTTTTTAGATGCTGATGATAAGGACTACGCCTGCCATCACCTGTTATTATTTGATGATGAGCAGGAATTGGTGGCCTACGCCCGTATTGTTCCGGCGGGTAAATCATATACCGAAGCATCAATAGGGCGTATAGTAAGCAGTAAAAAAGTGCGCGGCACTGGTGTTGGTAAAATACTGACACAGGCGGCTATAGATGCAGCTAAAAACCTTTATGGCGATGTGCCTATCCGGATAGGTGCCCAATACTATGCCGTTAAGTTTTACAAGCAATTAGGCTTCAAAATGGAGGGCGAGATTTATGACGAGGACGGTATCGACCATATAGAAATGCTCCTGACCTGA
- a CDS encoding DUF2892 domain-containing protein, with translation MKTLQLPPDPRDLAKSKRNKVDIELKKAPVQQELKQPKPVLDNFLKRFFPDDAPENLSTTEAVIRGALVFTMPALSAIDWNYHTHAMIIIAPVIFYLEVTAFTLYCPVKRLFSNYTHPSKYE, from the coding sequence ATGAAAACATTGCAGTTACCGCCCGATCCAAGAGATCTTGCAAAAAGCAAGAGAAATAAAGTAGATATCGAACTAAAGAAAGCCCCCGTACAGCAGGAGCTAAAGCAGCCGAAACCTGTTCTGGATAATTTTCTGAAGCGATTTTTCCCTGATGATGCTCCGGAAAACCTGAGCACTACGGAGGCGGTGATACGCGGGGCATTAGTGTTTACAATGCCCGCACTGTCAGCAATTGACTGGAATTATCATACTCATGCCATGATTATCATAGCACCGGTAATATTTTACCTTGAGGTAACAGCATTTACCCTATATTGTCCCGTGAAAAGACTGTTTAGTAACTATACTCATCCATCAAAATATGAGTAA
- a CDS encoding CHC2 zinc finger domain-containing protein, whose protein sequence is MSASHSLSPVQADLVRIVSKYVLLEESRRNLKGRCPFHKDQATSLMVSPEKNIFQCFGCGKGGGPVEFVMAIEHKTREEAIQMIAASHA, encoded by the coding sequence ATGTCTGCATCTCATTCCCTGTCGCCGGTACAGGCCGATCTTGTACGAATTGTTTCAAAATATGTGCTGCTTGAAGAAAGCCGGAGAAATTTAAAAGGCCGCTGCCCTTTTCATAAAGACCAGGCCACCTCACTCATGGTATCCCCCGAAAAAAATATTTTTCAATGCTTTGGCTGCGGCAAAGGCGGTGGCCCGGTTGAATTTGTAATGGCTATTGAACACAAAACCCGTGAAGAGGCTATTCAAATGATAGCTGCAAGTCATGCGTAA
- a CDS encoding Dps family protein, with the protein MKANIGINEADRQAVSDQLAKLLADEFLLYTKTRNAHWNIEGPDFHSMHVFFEQQYNELDEIMDSVAERIRKIGHYAPATLTQLLQLTHLTEKLDHKNDSLGFLKELLEDHESIIEFIRGNIDPFVSKYNDAGTSDFITGLMETHEGMAWMLRSHFR; encoded by the coding sequence ATGAAAGCAAACATCGGAATTAACGAAGCAGACCGCCAGGCCGTTTCAGACCAGTTAGCAAAATTATTGGCTGACGAATTTTTATTGTACACCAAAACCCGTAACGCGCATTGGAACATTGAAGGTCCTGATTTTCACTCAATGCACGTGTTTTTTGAACAACAGTACAATGAGCTTGACGAGATCATGGACAGCGTTGCCGAGCGTATCCGTAAAATTGGTCATTATGCACCTGCTACTTTAACCCAGTTATTACAACTTACCCATTTAACCGAAAAGCTTGATCATAAAAACGATAGTCTGGGCTTTTTGAAAGAGCTGCTTGAGGATCATGAAAGCATTATCGAGTTTATCCGCGGTAATATCGATCCCTTTGTTAGCAAGTACAATGACGCCGGCACCAGCGATTTTATTACCGGTTTAATGGAAACGCACGAAGGCATGGCCTGGATGCTAAGGTCGCACTTTAGATAA
- a CDS encoding PQQ-dependent sugar dehydrogenase, with amino-acid sequence MNQRTTLLLGLSLMAIGGLASFRLTKNDQHLPANAGLKIPDGFSAAVIADNLGSARHMVVTPNNDIYVHLEGLKNGKGIVVLHDNGDKADVKTSFGNFSGTGIRINNGYLYASSDKAVYRFKLNANQEVVDPEHPEIVVSGLVSKRAHKPKAIAFDNDGNLYVNIGAYSNICSEFDPQKTGCPILDSAGGIWRFKTDKINQKQRDGVRFATGLRNVVGLDWNQQDNQLFVMQHGRDALHDLFPKYYTTQQSALLPAECMYALKEGDNAGWPYMYYDDVKHKKIKGPEYGGDGEIEADAKYAEPVAAYPGHLAPDGLLFYTGNQFPEKYKNGAFIAFHGSWNRAPEPQAGYFVVFQPFKDGKPDGKWEVFADGFAGTAEETSPGKAEHRPCGLAQGPDGSLYVSDDVKGTIYKITYKK; translated from the coding sequence ATGAATCAAAGAACAACCTTGTTGCTTGGCTTGTCGCTAATGGCGATAGGCGGGCTTGCCTCGTTCAGGCTTACTAAAAACGATCAGCACCTGCCTGCTAATGCAGGTCTTAAAATTCCTGATGGATTTAGCGCCGCCGTAATAGCCGATAATTTAGGTAGCGCAAGGCACATGGTGGTAACTCCCAACAATGACATTTATGTACATCTGGAGGGTTTGAAAAACGGTAAAGGCATTGTGGTTTTGCATGACAATGGTGATAAGGCGGATGTTAAAACCAGTTTTGGTAATTTCTCAGGTACAGGCATCCGTATCAATAATGGATATTTATATGCTTCGTCGGATAAGGCCGTTTATCGCTTCAAGCTAAATGCCAATCAGGAAGTAGTTGATCCGGAACACCCTGAAATTGTTGTGAGCGGCTTAGTATCTAAACGGGCACATAAACCCAAGGCTATCGCGTTTGATAATGACGGGAACCTGTATGTGAATATCGGTGCGTATTCAAATATTTGTTCGGAATTTGATCCGCAGAAAACAGGTTGCCCTATTCTTGATTCTGCAGGTGGTATCTGGCGTTTTAAAACAGATAAGATCAACCAAAAACAACGTGATGGCGTACGCTTCGCTACAGGCTTGCGTAATGTAGTTGGGCTCGACTGGAACCAGCAGGATAACCAGCTATTTGTAATGCAGCACGGTCGCGACGCTTTGCACGACCTGTTTCCTAAATATTATACCACCCAGCAATCGGCCCTGCTACCGGCCGAATGTATGTATGCTTTGAAAGAGGGTGACAATGCCGGCTGGCCCTATATGTATTATGATGACGTTAAACACAAAAAAATAAAAGGCCCTGAGTATGGTGGCGATGGAGAAATCGAAGCAGACGCCAAGTATGCCGAACCGGTAGCAGCATATCCCGGTCACCTTGCACCCGATGGCTTGTTGTTTTATACCGGCAACCAATTTCCGGAAAAATATAAAAATGGGGCTTTCATCGCTTTCCATGGTTCATGGAATAGAGCACCCGAACCGCAGGCCGGTTACTTTGTGGTTTTCCAGCCATTTAAGGATGGCAAACCCGACGGTAAATGGGAAGTATTTGCCGACGGCTTCGCAGGCACCGCCGAAGAAACATCTCCGGGAAAAGCCGAACACCGTCCATGCGGGCTTGCGCAAGGCCCCGATGGTTCGCTTTATGTAAGCGATGATGTTAAAGGAACTATTTATAAGATCACTTATAAGAAATAA